A single region of the Flavobacteriales bacterium genome encodes:
- a CDS encoding aminoacyl-tRNA hydrolase, whose translation MKYLIVGLGNIGDKYANTRHNIGFLFLDSLAEKYSMTFQNERFGQYANYKFRGRNLHFLKPDTYMNLSGNALQFWMKKLNIEKHQILIITDDLNLPFGTLRMRGKGSDGGHNGLKHIQFTLGTDQYPRIRVGISANFDAGKQIDYVLGEWTAEEKEQLPLLFDKMQKGLEEMVFRGIGMAMNSVNSKLLDA comes from the coding sequence ATGAAATATTTGATTGTAGGACTTGGAAACATTGGCGACAAATATGCCAACACCCGCCACAACATTGGCTTTTTGTTTTTAGATTCTTTAGCCGAAAAATATAGCATGACATTCCAAAACGAACGCTTTGGACAATATGCCAATTATAAGTTTAGGGGCAGAAACTTGCATTTTTTAAAACCCGACACTTATATGAATTTGAGCGGTAATGCTTTACAGTTTTGGATGAAAAAATTGAACATCGAAAAGCATCAAATTTTAATCATTACCGATGATTTGAACTTGCCTTTTGGCACTTTAAGAATGCGTGGCAAAGGCAGCGATGGCGGCCATAACGGGTTGAAACACATACAATTTACACTTGGAACCGACCAATATCCCCGAATCCGGGTAGGCATCAGTGCCAACTTTGATGCCGGAAAACAAATTGATTATGTGTTGGGCGAATGGACAGCCGAAGAAAAAGAACAACTTCCGTTATTGTTTGACAAAATGCAGAAAGGCCTCGAAGAAATGGTATTTAGAGGCATTGGCATGGCCATGAATAGCGTGAATAGCAAGTTGTTAGATGCTTAG
- a CDS encoding aspartyl protease family protein, which translates to MKKKQQIKLQIAAMGDEGCHIFCKAKINGMYARVLIDTGASKTVMSKEFADGLTNLKHIEIDENKTAGVGAEPVQADFAKIKKLKLKKWTIKKLIVGIMDLSHVKPLYESVGVEPFDAILGGDVLQMSNAKIDYKKQQLTLH; encoded by the coding sequence ATGAAGAAAAAACAACAAATAAAGCTGCAAATAGCCGCCATGGGCGACGAAGGTTGCCACATATTTTGCAAGGCGAAAATAAATGGCATGTATGCCCGCGTACTTATTGACACGGGAGCCAGCAAAACCGTTATGAGCAAAGAGTTTGCCGATGGTTTAACCAATTTAAAACACATAGAAATAGACGAAAATAAAACTGCCGGTGTGGGTGCCGAACCCGTGCAGGCCGATTTTGCCAAAATCAAGAAATTAAAACTTAAAAAATGGACAATCAAAAAGTTGATAGTCGGCATTATGGATTTGAGCCATGTAAAACCGCTTTATGAAAGTGTAGGCGTTGAACCTTTTGATGCGATTTTGGGAGGAGATGTCTTGCAAATGAGCAATGCCAAAATAGATTATAAAAAGCAACAATTAACTTTGCATTAA
- a CDS encoding 2,3-bisphosphoglycerate-independent phosphoglycerate mutase, with the protein MNYHKAILLILDGWGIGRKDYSDAIFAANTPFIDNLLATQPNTTLKTFGQNVGLPNGQMGNSEVGHLNIGAGRIVYQMLVLINKSFADKSILNISAFKKLIDLAKSENKNIHLIGLVSNGGVHSSDEHLKELCGILKDNNLDNQTFIHAFLDGRDCDPHSGKGFIKEVLNDPRLGNAKLASIIGRYYAMDRDKRWERVKRAYDAMVHGIGKPTNDVLSAIAESYQNGVSDEFMLPIINTENNQPIATIKDGDIVLCFNFRTDRGREISMALTQQSFHEQNMAPLNLHYFTMTEYDKTFKNVEVIFDKQDLKLTLGEHLSNLGLKQIRAAETEKYPHVTFFFSGGRELEFEGEQRILVNSPKVATYDLQPEMSAIELKEKVKAAIETNQHDFFCVNFANPDMVGHTGVFEAIKKACETVDGCVKELVETAQKNDYRLMIIADHGNADFAINDDGTPNTAHSLNLVPCIVLGEKNISLKEGILADVAPTLLKMMGLQQPDEMTGNCIF; encoded by the coding sequence ATGAATTACCACAAAGCAATTTTGCTGATTTTGGATGGTTGGGGCATCGGTAGAAAGGATTATTCAGATGCCATTTTTGCCGCCAACACCCCTTTTATTGACAATTTATTGGCAACTCAACCCAACACAACACTCAAAACATTTGGGCAAAACGTGGGGTTGCCTAACGGACAAATGGGCAATAGCGAAGTAGGGCACCTCAACATCGGTGCGGGTAGAATTGTGTATCAAATGCTGGTACTCATCAACAAATCATTTGCCGATAAAAGTATTTTAAACATTTCGGCATTTAAAAAACTCATTGATTTAGCCAAAAGTGAGAACAAAAACATTCATTTAATAGGCCTTGTCAGCAACGGCGGAGTGCATAGCAGCGATGAACATTTAAAAGAACTATGCGGCATTTTAAAAGACAACAATCTTGATAATCAAACCTTTATACATGCTTTTTTGGATGGACGAGATTGCGACCCACATAGCGGGAAAGGTTTTATAAAAGAAGTATTAAACGACCCAAGATTGGGAAATGCCAAACTGGCAAGTATAATTGGTCGCTATTATGCGATGGATAGAGATAAACGCTGGGAGCGGGTAAAACGGGCCTACGACGCTATGGTGCATGGCATCGGAAAACCCACCAACGATGTGTTATCGGCCATTGCCGAATCCTATCAAAACGGCGTTTCGGATGAATTTATGTTGCCAATAATCAATACTGAAAATAACCAACCAATAGCCACCATAAAGGATGGCGACATCGTGTTGTGTTTTAATTTTAGAACCGACCGAGGTCGTGAAATATCGATGGCTCTCACCCAACAGTCGTTTCATGAGCAAAACATGGCTCCGCTTAATCTGCATTATTTTACCATGACCGAATACGACAAAACATTTAAAAATGTGGAAGTTATATTTGACAAACAAGACTTAAAACTTACATTGGGCGAGCATTTGAGCAATTTGGGGTTAAAGCAAATTCGAGCAGCCGAAACCGAAAAATATCCGCACGTTACGTTCTTTTTTAGTGGTGGTCGGGAGTTAGAATTTGAAGGAGAACAACGCATTTTGGTAAATTCCCCCAAAGTGGCTACCTACGATTTGCAACCGGAAATGAGTGCCATTGAACTTAAAGAAAAAGTGAAAGCAGCCATAGAAACCAACCAACATGATTTTTTCTGCGTAAACTTCGCAAACCCAGACATGGTTGGACATACGGGGGTTTTTGAAGCCATAAAAAAAGCCTGCGAAACCGTGGATGGCTGTGTGAAGGAATTGGTAGAAACTGCACAAAAAAACGACTATAGGCTAATGATAATTGCCGACCACGGAAATGCTGATTTTGCCATTAATGATGACGGCACACCCAACACAGCTCATAGTTTAAACCTGGTGCCTTGCATTGTGTTAGGTGAAAAAAATATTTCGCTCAAAGAGGGCATTTTGGCCGATGTGGCACCCACTTTGCTAAAAATGATGGGTTTACAACAACCTGATGAAATGACCGGAAACTGCATTTTTTAA
- a CDS encoding WG repeat-containing protein, which produces MKKIVLYLTFLIPLHIVFAYAVAQTNNIYIPYRVGDKWGVSDTNGVLIVEPQYDEVSMNPSNRATDFDLMDFNRFNDRLSNRQDLYFMNDLVYCRVGKMWGALYQNMEIIAPTFKSITLIKPFFFCATDTNGFELFNLNGKKVFDEKINWYYFPELVQGYSISKKVYVMRTLTGNYHVFQYDASEGRIVTMIGVWNENPTFEQVNINSWYVSNRKNEKGVLLTWSANSFEAKDTVFNPIKYSISKGDIHSAKSALEAWRKQKQNHRIVHHYSVMKSEKDVHGRIEKWNEMLDAYDTVRLENYVEIGFQNTGNDLDTVDSYSDYFLTFDKKGRCGIETHHSVIPPQFSTIKGYRFQNNYLFLVSKKTNSEQLKYGILDEFGKIIVPFKYYEILELEGYSGNFFWFKNEKKGTIRIFKPAPKPTFEIYFDEQYDSIDSTFWGHYLYIGNQKRLFLSYGHDLSPLFPSKYEIEPAHYQNFPLWFLTDENFNPIGYANSRGILYFKD; this is translated from the coding sequence ATGAAAAAAATAGTTCTATATCTTACCTTTTTAATTCCTCTTCATATAGTCTTTGCATACGCAGTAGCTCAAACTAACAACATTTATATTCCCTATCGGGTGGGCGACAAATGGGGAGTGAGCGATACAAATGGGGTGTTGATTGTAGAGCCTCAATATGACGAAGTTAGTATGAATCCTTCCAATAGGGCTACCGATTTTGATTTGATGGATTTCAATCGTTTTAATGACAGATTATCGAACCGACAGGATTTGTATTTTATGAATGACTTAGTTTATTGCAGGGTGGGAAAGATGTGGGGGGCCTTATACCAAAATATGGAAATTATAGCACCTACTTTTAAATCGATAACTCTTATAAAACCATTCTTTTTTTGTGCCACAGATACCAATGGTTTTGAACTTTTTAACTTGAATGGCAAAAAAGTATTTGATGAAAAGATAAATTGGTACTATTTTCCAGAACTTGTTCAAGGTTACTCTATATCCAAAAAGGTATATGTTATGAGAACTCTGACAGGTAATTATCATGTTTTTCAATATGATGCCTCGGAAGGTAGGATTGTTACGATGATAGGTGTATGGAATGAAAATCCAACATTTGAACAGGTAAATATTAACAGTTGGTATGTAAGCAACCGTAAAAACGAAAAGGGAGTTTTGTTAACATGGAGTGCCAATAGTTTTGAAGCGAAAGATACTGTTTTTAATCCAATAAAATATTCAATCTCAAAGGGTGATATTCATTCAGCTAAATCGGCCCTTGAAGCGTGGAGAAAGCAAAAGCAAAATCATAGAATTGTTCACCACTATTCAGTTATGAAATCTGAAAAAGATGTACATGGTAGAATTGAAAAGTGGAATGAAATGTTGGATGCCTACGATACCGTAAGGTTGGAGAATTATGTCGAAATTGGATTTCAAAACACTGGAAATGATTTAGATACAGTCGATTCTTATAGTGATTATTTTTTAACTTTCGACAAAAAAGGTAGATGTGGAATTGAAACCCATCACTCCGTAATACCTCCTCAATTTTCAACTATTAAAGGCTATCGTTTTCAAAACAATTATCTTTTTTTGGTTTCGAAAAAAACAAATTCGGAGCAACTAAAATATGGAATACTGGATGAGTTTGGGAAGATAATAGTACCTTTTAAGTACTATGAAATTTTAGAATTGGAGGGATATAGTGGTAATTTTTTTTGGTTCAAAAATGAGAAAAAAGGAACAATCAGAATTTTCAAACCTGCTCCAAAACCTACTTTCGAGATTTATTTTGATGAGCAATACGACTCAATTGACTCAACGTTTTGGGGACATTACTTATACATTGGTAATCAAAAACGACTTTTCTTGTCATATGGTCATGATTTATCTCCTTTGTTTCCGAGTAAATATGAAATTGAACCAGCACACTATCAAAATTTTCCATTGTGGTTCTTGACAGACGAAAACTTTAACCCTATCGGCTACGCCAATTCCAGAGGCATCCTCTATTTCAAAGACTAA